From [Flavobacterium] thermophilum:
CCACAATAATACGTCCGCTGCATCGTGTTACTCCTCCCGTCCTGTCCGTTTTGCCAAAACATGCGCCAGTTCGCCAAACGGCACTTTCATCTGCTCGCCGCTGGCCATGTCTTTAACGGTTGCCGCCCCGCTTTCCAGCTCTTCGTCGCCGATCATGGCGACAAACGACGCACCAAGCCGGTCGGCCGCTTTCAGCTGAGCTTTCATTTTCCGCCCCAAATAGTCTTGATCAACGCGCAGTCCGGCGCGGCGCAATTCATAGACGAGGCGGACCGCTTCCGTTTTCGCCTGCTCGCCGACGGCGACGACGTAGCAATCGAGCCCGCGGCGGACCGGCAGCTCGCCCCCTTCCGCCTCGAGAGCCGCCAGGAGGCGCTCAATGCTGAGCGCAAAGCCGATGCCCGGCGTTTCCGGACCGCCGATTTCTTGGACGAGCCCGTTGTAACGACCGCCGCCGCACAGCGTCGCCCCCGCCCCGAATCCTTCGAGATCGCTCATAATTTCAAATGTCGTATGGTTGTAGTAGTCGAGCCCGCGCACGAGCCGGGAGTCGATGACAAACGGAATGTCGAGCACCGCCAAATAGTGCTTCACTTTTTCAAAGTAAGCGCGCGATTCATCGTTCAAATAGTCCAAAATCGACGGCGCCGTCGCCATCAGTTCATGGCCGCGGTCCTTTTTGCAGTCGAGAATGCGAAGCGGATTCGTCTGAAGACGTGCTTGGCAATCTTCGCACAGCTCATGAATGCGGCTTTCAAAATGGCGAACAAGCGCCTCGCGGTGCGCCCGGCGGCTGTCAAGGTCGCCTAGGCTGTTGATCACCAGCCGGATATGCTGCAGCCCGAGTTCGTTATAAATGTGCATCGCCAGTGCGATCACTTCCGCATCGACCGCTGGATCGCTGCTGCCAAGCACTTCGACGCCAAACTGCACAAACTGGCGGAACCGCCCCGATTCAGGCCGTTCATAGCGGAACATCGGTCCAGTGTAATAGAGCTTGACCGGCTGGTTCGGGCTGCCGTACAGCTTATGCTCGACAAACGCTCTGGCAACCGGCGCTGTTCCTTCCGGGCGGAGCGTCAACGCGCGGCCGCCTTTGTCTTCAAACGTGTACATTTCTTTTTGCACGATGTCGGTCGTATCGCCGACCCCGCGCAAAAACAGCTCCGTATGTTCAAAAATCGGTGTGCGGATTTCCTCATAGCCATACCGTCCGCAAAGGCTGCGGACGACTTGCTCGACATGCTGCCATTTTTCCGTTTCACCCGGCAGCACATCCTGCGTCCCTCTTGGAATTTGAAACGGCATGTTCAATCCTCCTTTGCCCAAAATAAAAACGCCCTTGTCCCCATGACCATAGGGACGAGAGCGTCATTCCCGCGGTGCCACCCTAATTGAAGCCGATCGGCTTCCGCTTGTCGCCATTAACGCATGGCACACGTTCCCCTTTACTGGCGCAAAGCGCGTTCAAAGAGAAACCTACGGAGTGTCTTTCGTTAAGCCATCATGGAGAAGCGCTCGCAGCCTTGGGCGCTTCCTCTCTGGCCATGTGGGCCTTAACTACTTTTCTCCATCATCGGTTGTTCCGTATGAGAAAGATGTAATTTTATATTACGGATAATCTCGGCCGTTTGTCAAGTTGTCCTAGCGGCTGTGATCCATGGTTTTTCGCAAAGAGAAAAACCTTGATGTCTCATCGCATTTTTCTCCTTGTTGTAAAAAAAGAGAGACGATTCATTGAACCGCCCCTTCATGGGATCGAAGAGGCGGTCCACCTTCGGCTCTCTTTAATGGCGAATCAAGTAATCAAACGCACTTAACGCCGCGGTTGCACCCGAGCCCATCGAGATAATGATTTGCTTATAGGCGCTGTCCGTGCAGTCGCCCGCGGCAAAGACACCTTCAAGGCTCGTCGCGCCGCGTTTGTCGACGATGATTTCACCGAAGCGATTCCGTTCCACCGTTCCTTCCAACCATTCGGTGTTCGGCACAAGGCCGATTTGCACGAACACGCCTTGCAATTCGATATGATGTTCTTCTCCTGTTTCCCGGTCAATGTACGTCAAGCCGTTGACTTTGTCCGTGCCGGTGATTTCCGTCGTTTGCGCGTTTTTTATCACCGTTACGTTCGGCAGGCTGTACAACCGGTTTTGCAGCACAGCATCCGCCTTGAGTTCAGGGGCGAACTCCAGCAGCGTCACATGGCTGGCAATGCCGGCGAGGTCAATCGCCGCTTCGACGCCGGAGTTGCCGCCGCCGATGACCGCCACATGCTTGCCTTCAAACAGCGGACCGTCGCAGTGCGGGCAGTAGGCGACGCCTTTGTTTTTGAACTCGTCCTCGCCCGGCACACCGAGATTGCGCCAGCGAGCGCCGGTGGCGATAATGACCGTCTTGCTTTTCAGCACAGCGCCGTTTTCTAGCTCGACTTCAATCAAGTCTTTTTTCTCGAGCCGTTTTGCGCGCTGTGAACTCATGACGTCGACGTCGTACTGCTTTACATGCTCTTCTAGGCTGGCCGCCAGTTTCGGCCCTTCCGTATATTTGACGCTAATAAAGTTCTCGATAGCGAGCGTGTCCAAAATTTGCCCGCCGAAACGCTCCGCGACAATGCCGGTGCGGATGCCTTTGCGCGCTGCATAAATCGCCGCTGCCGCTCCAGCCGGTCCACCGCCGACAACGAGTACATCAAACGGATCCTTATTGGCAAAATCGGAAGCATCTGGTTCGCTTCCTAATTTGGCAAGAATATCTTCAATCGACATGCGGCCGCTCGCGAACAGTTTGCCGTTTAAAAACACCGTCGGTACGGCCATAATCCCTTTTTGCTCCGCTTCTTCTTTAAACGCCGCTCCGTCGATCATCGTATGCGAAATATCTGGGTTCAACACGCTCATAATGTTGAGCGCTTGCACGACGTCCGGGCAGTTGTGGCAGGTCAGGCTGACGTACGTTTCAAAATGATGTTTGCCTCTGATTTGTTGAATGCGGTCCACGACGTCTTGGCTGACTTTCGGCGGCCGCCCGCTCACTTGAAGCAGCGCCAAAACGAGGGACGTAAATTCATGGCCGAGCGGCACGCCGGCGAAGGTGATGCCGGTGTTTTCGCCGACCCGGTTGACGCTGAAGCTTGGCGTTCGTTCCAGCTTCGCTTTTTCCACTTTGATTTTCGACGACATCGCCGTTAATTCATCGATTAAAGCAAGCATATCGCGGGAAACGTTGTCGTCTCCCGCACTTACCGTCAAGACAATATCATTTTCAAGCAATTGCAAATACTGAGCTAGTTGCGCCTTGATGTCAGCATCCAACAGCATCTTCCTAAGCCCCCTTAAATTTTGCCGACAAGGTCAAGGCTCGGCTTCAGCGTTTCCGCTCCTTCTTTCCATTTCGCCGGGCAGACTTCACCCGGATGGTTGCGCACGTATTGGGCCGCTTTAATTTTATCAATCAGCGTGCTGGCGTTGCGGCCGATGCCGTCCGCATTGATTTCCACCGCTTGAATGACGCCGTCTGGGTCAATGATGAACGTGCCGCGTTGCGCCAATCCTTGTTCTTCATCGAGCACATCAAACATGCGCGACAGTTGATGCGACGGGTCGCCGATCATCACGTATTCGATTTTGCTGATGGCTGGCGATGTATCGTGCCATGCTTTATGAGTAAAGTGGGTGTCGGTCGAAACCGAGTACACTTCCACGCCAAGTTCTTTGAACGTCGCGTAGTGGTCTTGCAAGTCTTCGAGCTCCGTCGGGCAGACGAACGTAAAGTCCGCCGGATAGAAGCAGACGATGCTCCATTTTCCCATGAAGTCTTGCTCTGTCACTTCAATGAATTCGCCGTTGTGATACGCTTGGGCACGGAATGGTTGCACTTTTTTTCCTACGAGTGACATTCTTCATCTACCTCCTGTGACTGCTGATTAGATTATAATAATTTTAATACGATATTCATTATCATATAGGCGTCCGCATTTGTCAACACATATGCTTAAATTTCTTTCCATTCCCCTCTGTCATTTTCACACACCACGGCGCGCGCCTGTAAAAACGCACAACCAATTCCCGGCCGGCTTTGTTTACGGGCGGAAGCGCTGCTGCTTCAACATTTGCACATCCCGCAGCGTCACGCCGAACTCCGAAGCCAGCTCAAAGGTGCTATAGTCAGCTTCCACACGCATCCATTCATGGAAATCGGCAGAAAGCACATCGCTTGCCTGGTGCGCCTGTTCACTTTTTCTCGTCTGCCGCATCGCCCTCCTCCT
This genomic window contains:
- the hisS gene encoding Histidine--tRNA ligase, with translation MPFQIPRGTQDVLPGETEKWQHVEQVVRSLCGRYGYEEIRTPIFEHTELFLRGVGDTTDIVQKEMYTFEDKGGRALTLRPEGTAPVARAFVEHKLYGSPNQPVKLYYTGPMFRYERPESGRFRQFVQFGVEVLGSSDPAVDAEVIALAMHIYNELGLQHIRLVINSLGDLDSRRAHREALVRHFESRIHELCEDCQARLQTNPLRILDCKKDRGHELMATAPSILDYLNDESRAYFEKVKHYLAVLDIPFVIDSRLVRGLDYYNHTTFEIMSDLEGFGAGATLCGGGRYNGLVQEIGGPETPGIGFALSIERLLAALEAEGGELPVRRGLDCYVVAVGEQAKTEAVRLVYELRRAGLRVDQDYLGRKMKAQLKAADRLGASFVAMIGDEELESGAATVKDMASGEQMKVPFGELAHVLAKRTGREE
- the ahpF gene encoding NADH dehydrogenase; the encoded protein is MLLDADIKAQLAQYLQLLENDIVLTVSAGDDNVSRDMLALIDELTAMSSKIKVEKAKLERTPSFSVNRVGENTGITFAGVPLGHEFTSLVLALLQVSGRPPKVSQDVVDRIQQIRGKHHFETYVSLTCHNCPDVVQALNIMSVLNPDISHTMIDGAAFKEEAEQKGIMAVPTVFLNGKLFASGRMSIEDILAKLGSEPDASDFANKDPFDVLVVGGGPAGAAAAIYAARKGIRTGIVAERFGGQILDTLAIENFISVKYTEGPKLAASLEEHVKQYDVDVMSSQRAKRLEKKDLIEVELENGAVLKSKTVIIATGARWRNLGVPGEDEFKNKGVAYCPHCDGPLFEGKHVAVIGGGNSGVEAAIDLAGIASHVTLLEFAPELKADAVLQNRLYSLPNVTVIKNAQTTEITGTDKVNGLTYIDRETGEEHHIELQGVFVQIGLVPNTEWLEGTVERNRFGEIIVDKRGATSLEGVFAAGDCTDSAYKQIIISMGSGATAALSAFDYLIRH
- the ahpC gene encoding Alkyl hydroperoxide reductase subunit C — encoded protein: MSLVGKKVQPFRAQAYHNGEFIEVTEQDFMGKWSIVCFYPADFTFVCPTELEDLQDHYATFKELGVEVYSVSTDTHFTHKAWHDTSPAISKIEYVMIGDPSHQLSRMFDVLDEEQGLAQRGTFIIDPDGVIQAVEINADGIGRNASTLIDKIKAAQYVRNHPGEVCPAKWKEGAETLKPSLDLVGKI